The proteins below come from a single Salinilacihabitans rarus genomic window:
- a CDS encoding ZIP family metal transporter — MVSLAEVVFVAALAGCATGIGALPALASDRVSHRLYDGALGLAAGIMVGAAVFALVLPGLELGSPWELVAGLLLGGAFLLGTNAILPHVHVEVGREEQEGTIAMATRDDADPLSIENGEDLRKALLVGAAVTIHNVPEGLAVGIAFASGEEAVGLALAVAIAVQNVPDGFAMAVPAIRAGVSNAKTLGLTTVSGGVPEPLAAALGFGLVAFVTGLFPMAAGFAAGAMIAVVFRELIPSSHGHGYADTATATFVVGFAVMLVVDTVLAV, encoded by the coding sequence ATGGTCTCGCTGGCTGAAGTCGTGTTCGTCGCCGCCCTCGCCGGCTGTGCGACCGGCATCGGCGCGCTCCCCGCGCTCGCGTCCGACCGCGTGAGCCACCGCCTCTACGACGGCGCGCTGGGGCTCGCCGCCGGGATCATGGTCGGAGCGGCGGTCTTCGCGCTCGTGTTGCCGGGGCTCGAACTCGGTTCCCCGTGGGAACTCGTCGCGGGGCTCCTGCTGGGCGGCGCGTTCCTCCTCGGGACGAACGCCATCCTCCCGCACGTCCACGTCGAGGTCGGCCGCGAGGAACAGGAGGGGACCATCGCGATGGCCACGCGCGACGACGCCGACCCGCTCTCGATCGAGAACGGCGAGGACCTGCGGAAGGCGTTGCTGGTCGGCGCCGCCGTCACCATCCACAACGTCCCCGAGGGGCTCGCGGTCGGCATCGCCTTCGCCAGCGGCGAGGAGGCGGTCGGCCTCGCGCTCGCGGTCGCCATCGCCGTCCAGAACGTCCCGGACGGCTTCGCGATGGCCGTCCCCGCGATCCGCGCGGGCGTCTCGAACGCGAAGACGCTCGGGCTGACGACGGTCTCCGGCGGCGTGCCCGAACCGCTGGCCGCCGCGCTCGGCTTCGGTCTCGTCGCGTTCGTCACCGGACTGTTCCCGATGGCGGCGGGCTTCGCCGCCGGCGCCATGATCGCCGTCGTCTTCCGCGAACTCATCCCCTCCAGCCACGGCCACGGCTACGCCGACACCGCGACGGCGACGTTCGTCGTGGGCTTCGCCGTCATGCTCGTCGTCGACACCGTGCTCGCGGTCTGA
- a CDS encoding mRNA surveillance protein pelota, translating to MQIKSREPLEGGRERVTVVPESVDDLWHLQYVLEPGDRVAGDTTRRIQRNDDQMRDTGGEREHMWVAIAVEDVEFHKFANRLRVGGEIVACSREDQLGFHHTLNVEERDEISIDKRFKPDQEARLEEAEEATENPDVAIATVEEGQAHVHTVAQYGTEERATITGPTGKGEFARERSELFAELASVLTRLDVDAIVLAGPGFTKQDAYKYLEKNEPAVADLVTMVDTAGVGDRGVHEVLKRGAVADVQKETRIEREAEYIDELTKRIAEGAKAAYGPEEVAKAAEYGAIERLLIVDDRLRQERGPDGEWGVDVDDVVRTTEQKGGEVTVFSSEFPPGQQLANLGGIAALLRYRLD from the coding sequence ATGCAGATCAAGAGCCGGGAGCCGCTGGAGGGCGGCCGCGAGCGGGTGACGGTCGTCCCCGAGAGCGTCGACGACCTCTGGCACCTCCAGTACGTCTTAGAGCCCGGCGACCGCGTCGCCGGCGACACCACCCGGCGCATCCAGCGCAACGACGACCAGATGCGCGACACCGGCGGGGAGCGCGAGCACATGTGGGTCGCCATCGCCGTCGAGGACGTCGAGTTCCACAAGTTCGCCAACCGGCTCCGGGTCGGCGGCGAAATCGTCGCCTGCTCCCGGGAGGACCAGCTCGGCTTTCACCACACGCTGAACGTCGAGGAGCGCGACGAGATTTCGATCGACAAGCGGTTCAAGCCCGATCAGGAGGCTCGCCTCGAAGAGGCCGAAGAGGCCACGGAGAACCCGGACGTCGCCATCGCCACCGTCGAGGAGGGGCAGGCCCACGTCCACACCGTCGCCCAGTACGGCACCGAGGAGCGCGCGACGATCACCGGCCCCACGGGCAAAGGCGAGTTCGCCCGCGAACGCTCGGAACTGTTCGCCGAACTCGCGAGCGTCCTGACGCGCCTCGACGTCGACGCGATCGTCCTCGCCGGTCCCGGCTTCACGAAACAGGACGCCTACAAGTACCTCGAGAAGAACGAACCCGCGGTCGCCGACCTCGTGACGATGGTCGACACGGCGGGCGTCGGCGACCGCGGGGTCCACGAGGTCCTCAAGCGCGGCGCCGTCGCGGACGTCCAGAAGGAGACCCGCATCGAGCGCGAGGCCGAGTACATCGACGAACTCACGAAGCGCATCGCCGAGGGCGCGAAGGCGGCCTACGGCCCCGAGGAGGTCGCGAAAGCAGCCGAGTACGGCGCGATCGAGCGCCTGCTGATCGTCGACGACCGCCTCAGGCAGGAGCGTGGCCCCGACGGCGAGTGGGGCGTCGACGTCGACGACGTCGTCCGCACGACCGAGCAGAAAGGCGGCGAGGTGACGGTCTTCTCGAGCGAGTTCCCGCCGGGCCAGCAGTTGGCGAACCTGGGCGGCATCGCGGCGCTGTTGCGCTACCGGCTCGACTGA
- a CDS encoding efflux RND transporter permease subunit: protein MSLPDRIAGAITSHSRIVLVALLLTTALVGAGAPMVDDDSSLDQFESDSPEGEALEYAQGNFTVEDQENTTTVQVIVRDDNVLTRESLVSTLEFQREIRNTESINATLVEDDPTVGVANLVATTAIRGEQADDLAERGAELETRSEELNETAAELETRSAELNETAAELEAGLNETVALETRYAELNASYEAGEISESEYEARAAEIEGEFDRVYEEATADFGSEQSARYAEAMANARAIQSQLVELERAYEAGEITEAEYEDRSDDLESRLEEVYVQGTRGVLREEFERLEADSEELEADFEDLEADFEDLEEDREELEDAGSPPLDEQIEKLESMNDSEYEETLVDVLSDDDDGGPGGDLALRLMPASYDPGSTEADARMLFVTQSTESGEFQGPGSVDDRTVDSQLELRELADAHDQEMLVFGSGIITDEIDRSMGDSLALVAPLALLFVVAALLVAYRDPLDIVLGVAGIFVVLLWTFGFMGWTGIAFNQMFVAIPVLLIGLSIDYAIHVFMRHREQREARSASDTRTGSEPTREQREVDAAGDVRGSMTVALAGVGVALVWVTATTVIGFLSNLVSPIGPIREFGLVSAFGILAAMVVFGALIPAAKVGIDSWLEARGVDRRKRAFGTGGGRLAGALSVGAVAARRAPIAVLLVVALVTAGGVYGATQVDTSFEQEDFLADDPPGWTESLPEPFRPGEYDAKGDLEYVNENFQRQDSEAQLLVRDDVTDDRTLERIAAAEDDAAGGDVVYVLASGEAGVRSPLSVMEDVAADNESFNESFTAADTDGDGVPDEDVEALYDELYEVDSGAAQDVIYRADGEYEAVRLVVSIKGDASSGATTDEMRAIAADFEADGPWSVVATGDPIVNYVVEQDLLDTVLESLLITLVACLTFLTVAYRLTGNGAVLGAVTLLPVALAVSWILGTMYLIGMPFNVLTGMITSLTIGLGVAYSIHISARYTLELDRQGTIRDAMRTTVTGTGGALLGSAATTVGGFGVLAVAILPALEQFGIITALTIVYAFLASVLVLPTLLVLWTRYLGPDVPFEAPAAPTARPASDGGSPDDGGDDR, encoded by the coding sequence GTGAGTCTCCCCGATCGGATCGCCGGCGCGATCACGTCCCACTCGAGGATCGTCCTCGTCGCGTTGCTGTTGACGACGGCGCTGGTCGGGGCCGGCGCGCCGATGGTCGACGACGACTCGTCGCTCGACCAGTTCGAGAGCGACTCGCCCGAGGGCGAGGCACTCGAGTACGCACAGGGGAACTTCACGGTCGAGGATCAGGAGAACACGACGACGGTACAGGTGATCGTCCGGGACGATAACGTCCTGACGCGGGAGTCGCTCGTCTCCACGCTCGAGTTCCAACGGGAGATACGGAACACCGAGTCGATCAACGCGACGCTCGTCGAGGACGACCCGACCGTCGGCGTCGCGAACCTCGTGGCGACGACCGCGATCCGCGGGGAGCAGGCCGACGACCTCGCCGAGCGCGGCGCGGAACTCGAGACGCGAAGCGAGGAACTCAACGAGACCGCCGCGGAACTTGAGACGCGCAGCGCGGAACTCAACGAGACCGCCGCGGAACTGGAGGCGGGACTGAACGAGACCGTCGCGCTGGAGACGCGGTACGCCGAGTTGAACGCCTCCTACGAGGCCGGCGAGATCAGCGAGTCGGAGTACGAGGCGCGAGCGGCCGAGATCGAGGGCGAGTTCGACCGCGTCTACGAGGAGGCGACCGCCGACTTCGGCTCCGAACAGTCGGCGCGGTACGCCGAGGCGATGGCGAACGCGCGGGCGATCCAGTCGCAACTCGTCGAACTCGAACGGGCGTACGAGGCCGGCGAGATCACCGAGGCGGAGTACGAGGACCGCTCGGACGACCTCGAAAGCCGGCTCGAAGAGGTGTACGTCCAGGGCACCCGAGGGGTGCTCCGGGAGGAGTTCGAACGCCTCGAAGCGGACAGCGAGGAACTCGAAGCCGACTTCGAGGACCTCGAAGCCGACTTCGAAGACCTCGAGGAGGACCGCGAGGAACTCGAAGACGCCGGTTCGCCGCCGCTCGACGAACAGATCGAGAAACTCGAGTCGATGAACGACTCCGAGTACGAGGAGACGCTCGTGGACGTTCTCTCGGACGACGACGACGGCGGGCCGGGCGGCGACCTCGCGTTGCGCCTGATGCCGGCCTCCTACGATCCGGGCTCGACGGAGGCGGACGCGCGGATGCTGTTCGTCACGCAGTCGACCGAGAGCGGCGAGTTCCAGGGGCCGGGCTCGGTCGACGACCGGACCGTCGACAGTCAGCTCGAACTTCGCGAACTGGCCGACGCGCACGACCAGGAGATGCTCGTCTTCGGCTCCGGGATCATCACCGACGAGATCGACCGGTCGATGGGCGACAGCTTGGCGCTCGTCGCGCCGCTCGCACTGTTGTTCGTCGTCGCCGCGCTGCTGGTGGCCTATCGCGACCCGCTTGACATCGTCCTCGGGGTCGCGGGCATCTTCGTCGTGTTGCTCTGGACGTTCGGCTTCATGGGCTGGACGGGGATCGCGTTCAACCAGATGTTCGTCGCCATCCCCGTTCTGCTGATCGGGCTCTCGATCGACTACGCGATCCACGTCTTCATGCGACACCGGGAGCAACGCGAGGCGCGTAGCGCCTCGGATACGCGAACGGGGAGCGAGCCGACCCGTGAGCAACGCGAGGTAGACGCCGCCGGCGACGTCCGCGGCTCGATGACCGTCGCGCTCGCGGGCGTCGGCGTCGCGCTCGTCTGGGTGACCGCGACGACGGTGATCGGCTTCCTCTCGAACCTCGTCAGCCCCATCGGGCCGATCCGCGAGTTCGGCCTCGTCAGCGCGTTCGGCATCCTCGCGGCGATGGTCGTCTTCGGCGCGCTGATCCCCGCCGCGAAGGTCGGGATCGACTCGTGGCTCGAAGCCCGCGGCGTCGACCGGCGCAAGCGGGCGTTCGGCACCGGCGGCGGCCGCCTCGCGGGCGCGCTCTCGGTGGGCGCGGTCGCCGCCCGGCGGGCGCCGATCGCCGTCCTGCTCGTCGTCGCGCTCGTGACCGCGGGCGGGGTCTACGGCGCGACGCAGGTCGACACCAGTTTCGAACAGGAGGACTTCCTCGCGGACGACCCGCCGGGCTGGACCGAGAGCCTCCCCGAACCGTTCCGGCCGGGCGAGTACGACGCCAAGGGAGACCTCGAGTACGTCAACGAGAACTTCCAGCGCCAGGACTCGGAGGCGCAACTGCTCGTCAGAGACGACGTCACCGACGACCGGACGTTAGAGCGGATCGCGGCGGCCGAGGACGACGCCGCGGGCGGCGACGTGGTGTACGTACTGGCCAGCGGGGAGGCGGGCGTCCGCAGTCCGCTGTCGGTCATGGAGGACGTCGCGGCCGACAACGAGTCGTTCAACGAGTCGTTCACCGCGGCCGACACCGACGGCGACGGCGTCCCCGACGAGGACGTCGAGGCGCTGTACGACGAACTCTACGAGGTCGACTCCGGGGCCGCCCAGGACGTCATCTACCGCGCCGACGGCGAGTACGAGGCCGTCCGACTGGTCGTCTCGATCAAAGGCGACGCCTCGAGCGGCGCGACGACCGACGAGATGCGCGCCATCGCCGCCGACTTCGAGGCCGACGGCCCGTGGTCGGTCGTCGCGACCGGCGACCCCATCGTCAACTACGTCGTCGAACAGGACCTGCTCGACACGGTGCTCGAGAGCCTGCTGATCACGCTCGTTGCCTGTCTGACGTTCCTCACCGTCGCCTACCGGCTGACGGGCAACGGCGCGGTCCTCGGCGCCGTGACCCTGCTGCCGGTCGCGCTCGCGGTCAGCTGGATCCTCGGGACGATGTACCTCATCGGGATGCCGTTCAACGTCCTGACGGGGATGATCACCAGCCTGACGATCGGCCTCGGCGTCGCCTACAGCATCCACATCAGCGCGCGTTACACCCTCGAACTCGACCGGCAGGGGACGATCCGGGACGCCATGCGCACGACGGTGACGGGCACCGGCGGCGCCCTGCTCGGCAGCGCGGCGACCACCGTCGGCGGCTTCGGCGTCCTCGCAGTCGCCATCCTCCCCGCGCTCGAACAGTTCGGGATCATCACGGCGCTGACGATCGTCTACGCGTTCCTCGCGAGCGTGCTCGTCCTGCCGACGCTGCTCGTCCTCTGGACGCGGTACCTCGGTCCGGACGTCCCGTTCGAGGCGCCCGCGGCCCCGACCGCGCGGCCGGCCAGCGACGGCGGCAGCCCGGACGACGGGGGTGACGATCGGTGA
- a CDS encoding MBL fold metallo-hydrolase — protein sequence MRVTFLGTGAALPTGERFQTGILVQEAGRSLLVDCGSGVLHRLQQSGVGHEAVSTVLLTHHHLDHVADLLPLMKARWLAGEEHLEVVGPQGTKGLVDGLLSVHEYMQDKLDLQVREVVPGEFSVAGFDVSAYETRHSLPCLAYRFDDRFTFSGDSEAFAGLANFADGSAVLAHDCSFPDEVDVSNHPTPEQLGRALAGREIGRVYLTHLYPHTTGKHAEMRNSIAAHYDGDVRFAEDLQTVTIE from the coding sequence ATGCGCGTCACGTTCCTCGGAACCGGCGCCGCGTTGCCCACGGGCGAGCGGTTCCAGACCGGCATCCTCGTACAGGAGGCGGGCCGGAGCCTGCTGGTCGACTGCGGCAGCGGCGTCCTCCACCGCCTCCAGCAGTCCGGCGTCGGCCACGAGGCCGTCTCGACCGTCCTCCTCACACACCACCACCTCGACCACGTCGCCGACCTGCTGCCGCTGATGAAAGCGCGCTGGCTCGCCGGCGAGGAGCACCTCGAAGTCGTCGGCCCGCAGGGGACGAAGGGGCTCGTCGACGGCCTGCTGTCGGTCCACGAGTACATGCAGGACAAACTCGACTTGCAGGTCCGCGAGGTCGTCCCCGGGGAGTTCTCGGTCGCCGGCTTCGACGTCTCGGCCTACGAGACGCGCCACTCGCTGCCGTGTCTGGCCTACCGATTCGACGACCGGTTCACGTTCAGCGGCGACAGCGAGGCGTTCGCGGGACTTGCGAACTTCGCCGACGGGTCGGCCGTGCTGGCCCACGACTGCTCGTTCCCCGACGAGGTCGACGTCTCGAACCACCCGACGCCCGAGCAACTCGGCCGGGCGCTCGCCGGTCGCGAGATCGGTCGCGTCTACCTCACCCACCTCTACCCCCACACGACCGGCAAGCACGCCGAGATGCGCAATTCGATCGCCGCCCACTACGACGGCGACGTCCGGTTCGCCGAGGACCTCCAGACGGTGACGATCGAGTGA
- a CDS encoding TrmB family transcriptional regulator gives MNVDEADALAAFERLGLTSYEAKVFIGLHRIGSGTARDVAQVVDVPRSQVYGVAETLEERGLLEVQQSSPIRYRPVSVEEAREILRERFENEQERAFEYVEAVRREPNGQEEQEDIWTVRGSDRVDDRVVDLLSSADRRIVFGTRLPELLTDDIGAALEERADAGVTVLGVSWTEAVRDRLHELAGVDVFKPPGHRQGDDRSGRIVIVDDDGVLLSVVDDDGSETAIWSSGSLFASVLIQLIELDEKTLLESC, from the coding sequence GTGAACGTCGACGAGGCCGACGCGCTGGCGGCGTTCGAGCGCCTCGGCCTCACGAGCTACGAGGCGAAGGTCTTCATCGGTCTGCACCGCATCGGCTCGGGAACTGCCCGGGACGTCGCCCAGGTCGTCGACGTCCCGCGGTCGCAGGTGTACGGCGTCGCCGAAACCCTCGAGGAGCGAGGACTGCTCGAAGTCCAGCAGTCGAGCCCCATCCGTTACCGGCCGGTGAGCGTCGAGGAGGCCCGCGAGATCCTGCGCGAGCGCTTCGAGAACGAGCAGGAGCGGGCGTTCGAGTACGTCGAGGCCGTCCGCCGGGAGCCAAACGGCCAGGAGGAACAGGAGGACATCTGGACGGTCCGGGGGAGCGATCGGGTCGACGACCGCGTCGTCGACCTCCTCTCCAGTGCCGATCGACGGATCGTCTTCGGCACGCGCCTGCCGGAACTGCTCACCGACGACATCGGGGCGGCACTCGAAGAGCGCGCCGATGCAGGCGTCACCGTCCTCGGCGTTAGCTGGACCGAGGCGGTCCGCGATCGGCTCCACGAACTCGCGGGCGTCGACGTCTTCAAACCGCCCGGCCATCGGCAGGGCGACGATCGATCGGGGCGGATCGTCATCGTCGACGACGACGGCGTCCTGCTCTCGGTCGTCGACGACGACGGAAGCGAGACCGCGATCTGGAGTTCCGGCTCGCTGTTCGCGTCCGTGTTGATCCAGCTCATCGAGTTAGACGAGAAGACGCTGCTGGAGTCGTGTTGA
- a CDS encoding SHOCT domain-containing protein: MGLPSWFHEQPPWAAGLSGLLGLLVALTGLSMLLGVVFAAVAVGNELGSVAIGIVVGVVGLAVVLAPFVVAAIVLSRDERGRSDVGPDGEVAALRERYLAGELDEETLERRLDALLDETEQETGLGDSAAAPSRDRTASEEQDQ, translated from the coding sequence ATGGGACTTCCCTCCTGGTTCCACGAGCAGCCCCCGTGGGCCGCCGGACTGAGCGGCCTCCTTGGCCTCCTCGTGGCGCTGACCGGACTGTCGATGCTCCTCGGCGTCGTCTTCGCGGCCGTCGCCGTCGGAAACGAACTGGGGAGCGTCGCGATCGGAATCGTCGTCGGCGTCGTCGGCCTCGCCGTCGTGCTCGCACCGTTCGTCGTCGCCGCCATCGTCCTCTCGCGCGACGAGAGGGGTCGGAGCGACGTCGGACCGGACGGGGAGGTCGCGGCGCTTCGCGAACGGTACCTCGCCGGAGAACTCGACGAAGAGACCCTCGAACGCCGACTCGACGCCCTGCTCGACGAGACGGAGCAGGAAACGGGGCTCGGCGATTCGGCGGCCGCCCCGTCGCGGGACCGGACCGCCTCGGAAGAGCAGGATCAGTAG
- the rqcH gene encoding ribosome rescue protein RqcH, which yields MDPKRELTSVDLAALVRELGAYEGAKVDKAYLYGDDLVRLKLRDFDRGRIELLLEVGEVKRAHTVAPERVPDAPGRPPQFAMMLRNRLSGADFAGVEQYEFDRILEFVFEREDGVTRLIVELFGQGNVAVTDGEYEVVDCLETVRLKSRTVVPGSRYEFPETRTNPLAVSRDAFAAEMDDSDTDVVRTLATQLNFGGLYAEELCSRAGVEKALDIADAGEAEYDRLYEAIERLALDLRNGNFDPRVYVAGDEGEDADGPVVDVTPFPLEERAGLAAERYDTFTEALDEYFFRLDLDDDEPDPGTQRPDFEERIAKHERIIEQQEGAIEGFERQAEAEREKAESLYANYGLVDEILSTVRTAREQDRPWDEIEERFAEGKERGIEAAEAVVGVDGREGTVTVAVDGEEIELDARKGLEQNADRLYTEAKRIEEKKEGALAAIEDTREELAEIKRRRDEWEAGEADAEAEEDEGEAVDWLAETSIPIRENEPWYGRFRWFHTSDDFLVIGGRNADQNEELVKKYLERGDEVLHTQAHGGPVTVLKATDPSEPSSSDIEIPDSSVEEAAQFAVSYSSVWKDGRYAGDVYVVDADQVSKTPESGEYLEKGGFAVRGDRRYLDDTPVGVAVGVQCEPYTRVIGGPPSAIEGRAVTTIEVEPGRYAQGDAAKRIYRRLRERFADESFVRKIASPDRIAHFLPPGGSRIREE from the coding sequence ATGGATCCGAAGCGGGAGCTCACCAGCGTCGACCTCGCCGCCCTCGTCCGGGAACTCGGGGCCTACGAGGGGGCGAAAGTCGACAAGGCCTACCTCTACGGCGACGACCTCGTCCGGCTCAAGCTACGAGACTTCGACCGGGGCCGGATCGAGTTGCTGCTCGAGGTAGGCGAGGTCAAACGCGCCCACACCGTCGCCCCCGAGCGCGTCCCCGACGCCCCCGGCCGGCCGCCGCAGTTCGCGATGATGCTGCGCAACCGGCTGTCGGGCGCCGACTTCGCCGGCGTCGAACAGTACGAGTTCGACCGCATCCTCGAGTTCGTCTTCGAGCGCGAGGACGGCGTCACGCGGCTCATCGTCGAACTGTTCGGTCAGGGGAACGTCGCCGTCACCGACGGCGAGTACGAGGTCGTCGACTGCCTCGAAACCGTCCGCCTGAAGTCGCGGACGGTCGTCCCGGGCTCGCGCTACGAGTTCCCCGAGACGCGGACGAACCCGCTTGCGGTCTCGCGGGATGCGTTCGCCGCCGAGATGGACGACTCCGACACCGACGTCGTCCGGACGCTCGCGACGCAACTCAACTTCGGCGGCCTCTACGCCGAGGAGCTGTGCAGCCGCGCCGGCGTCGAGAAGGCCCTCGACATCGCCGACGCCGGCGAGGCGGAGTACGACCGCCTCTACGAGGCGATCGAGCGGCTCGCGCTCGACCTCCGCAACGGGAACTTCGATCCCCGAGTCTACGTCGCGGGCGACGAGGGGGAGGACGCCGACGGACCCGTCGTCGACGTCACCCCGTTCCCGCTGGAAGAACGCGCCGGGCTGGCTGCCGAGCGGTACGACACGTTCACCGAGGCGCTCGACGAGTACTTCTTCCGGCTCGACCTCGACGACGACGAGCCCGATCCGGGCACACAGCGTCCCGACTTCGAGGAGCGGATCGCGAAACACGAGCGCATCATCGAACAACAGGAGGGCGCGATCGAGGGCTTCGAGCGACAGGCCGAGGCCGAGCGCGAGAAGGCCGAGTCGCTGTACGCGAACTACGGGCTGGTCGACGAAATCCTCTCGACGGTCCGGACGGCCCGCGAGCAGGACCGTCCGTGGGACGAGATCGAGGAGCGGTTCGCGGAGGGGAAAGAGCGCGGCATCGAGGCCGCCGAGGCCGTCGTCGGCGTCGACGGCCGCGAGGGGACCGTGACCGTCGCGGTCGACGGCGAGGAGATCGAACTCGACGCGCGGAAGGGCCTCGAACAGAACGCCGACCGCCTCTACACGGAGGCCAAACGCATCGAGGAGAAAAAGGAGGGCGCGCTGGCGGCGATCGAGGACACCCGCGAGGAACTCGCCGAGATCAAGCGCCGCCGCGACGAGTGGGAGGCCGGCGAGGCCGACGCGGAGGCCGAGGAGGACGAGGGCGAAGCGGTCGACTGGCTCGCCGAGACGTCGATCCCGATCCGGGAGAACGAGCCGTGGTACGGCCGGTTCCGGTGGTTCCACACGAGCGACGACTTCCTCGTCATCGGCGGGCGCAACGCCGACCAGAACGAGGAACTCGTCAAGAAGTACCTCGAACGCGGCGACGAGGTGCTCCACACGCAGGCCCACGGCGGCCCCGTGACCGTGCTGAAGGCGACCGACCCGAGCGAGCCGTCCAGTTCGGACATCGAGATTCCCGATTCGAGCGTCGAGGAGGCCGCCCAGTTCGCCGTCTCCTACTCGTCGGTCTGGAAGGACGGCCGCTACGCCGGCGACGTCTACGTCGTCGACGCCGACCAGGTGTCGAAGACCCCCGAGAGCGGCGAGTACCTCGAGAAGGGCGGCTTCGCGGTGCGGGGCGACCGCCGCTACCTCGACGACACGCCCGTCGGCGTCGCCGTCGGCGTCCAGTGTGAACCCTACACGCGGGTGATCGGCGGGCCGCCGTCGGCCATCGAGGGGCGGGCCGTGACGACCATCGAGGTCGAGCCCGGCCGGTACGCCCAGGGCGACGCCGCCAAGCGGATCTACCGGCGCCTGCGCGAGCGATTCGCCGACGAGTCGTTCGTCCGCAAGATCGCGAGCCCCGACCGGATCGCCCACTTCCTCCCGCCGGGCGGGAGCCGCATCCGCGAGGAGTGA